The following proteins are encoded in a genomic region of Brachypodium distachyon strain Bd21 chromosome 1, Brachypodium_distachyon_v3.0, whole genome shotgun sequence:
- the LOC100834674 gene encoding mediator of RNA polymerase II transcription subunit 13 isoform X3, with translation MLKLPLGFQLPQLPNYLNEKTIRTFIYPPEAIMVPMVHQAFVRSSSKRMWSQGWMGSSSWEAWPFWNFSPSSYFRNSSYLGSSRGLGVNSNFLRLRRQKNSNCNGMANSISSVSSTSNGSMHAVAAKGGDLLADADSTACHQSDMPNDVSGSKMVSKRSHSEITEVSSHAGKEVRENMQGTNGQGGCSWGWGEKGVVMDINLLLSEFGDFSDFFQEDELDFGEPPGTAESHTLVPSASDYGDVTFIDSPSTAMDIPEQRLSPVGFTSLEAFNHQTMSPIQDVASKVQEPQKDIASPAGSQALVLSSGRFDYLTRAEATLTFAPEYAAVEIPVGDMPATLFTNPYLPGSKKRGSCGFSSRVYSYDGTQSSQTELAGDKLEKPVKLSPANLSRDVGLSNLYTLVQGGKKESDNRLNNTDEQSCKGQTSRPVSGETSFSSSLPLQKKSDSMLNVGHFLLSMKTALATEIECITFQSAMCRIRHTLLSLRTKASAEFKSSSSSFLQTDVSGKLDLVPKYDVKRKENIPARLSSDVDHEMYDRSTLENVGVWRPVGAPKGAKPLESLPAKTFTGANSSLSVQRQPIVDLLSAMALLVQQSTSFVDIALDMDDGDGSFFLLSLDEQKRRGFSCDPSMVHAGCGGLLGTCHSKDCAGVDLLDPLSAEVSESSMIGLLQSDIKTALKAAFANMDGPLSVIDWCRGRSNAADSAAMGDAYSFQYSTGDIRETSSSIPIGGDAMSPPSDRGTSELEHHKGYHRVRPTIAVLPSPSLLVGYQDDWLKTSANCLKLWEKAPLEPFASPKPVTYYALCPDIDMLTSAATDFFQQLGTIYEVCKLGTHSPQHGGGQMEHSPGKYLPSGLVLVECPDQVKTRSSHSISVSSVAEYFQALSKNWSVNSFVTSLARIIKDIKLTSSISTNQKESSNIPCTVVYVVCPFPEPSAVLHTLVESSVALGSVVLLPERERKSFLYAQVAKALNCSASVDEASASNVVMLSGFSIPKLVLQIVTVETLLRLHKPNELAIFKDIAFTVYNKARRIPRVVSTSDMFQSPTYMSRPQSTIMHTASPGPTLWKECLVPRMSGQSLSRETEFDASMRSVSWDNSWQPGRAVLPDPSKIPDLCAQDDRKYAFEPLFILAEPGSVDYNDMTESSRPGVDASSSRVYSSISGGTDSGASPLLEGSENDSAISLHCCYGWTEDWRWLVCIWTDSRGELLDSLIFPFGGISSRQDTKVLQSLFIQILQQGCQIMSSSPEASNTRSRDVIITRIGGFLELEIQEWQKAIYAFGGNEVKKWPVQLRRSIPDGIPSNSNGPTIQQQDMGLIQDRNMPSSPSPLYSPHSKSSFTKGQSGNKKQILVEQTGMDSSRGSLHLVRSISLVAVSQDHSLHLACQADILARPTPGEGNQSSSGVSSYLEGFAPVKSIGSMSASYLLVPSPSMRYLSPATLQLPTCLTSESPPLAHLLHSKGTATPLAMGYVVSKAVPPVRKNSAQLAKEDRHSVLSVSIVDYYGGSTSTAIQEKMNRGGGGGNTSKQARNITHETSARDYEVDMHNVLEAVAAELHSLSWMTASPVYAERRSALPFHCDMVLRLRRLLHYADRHLSQPAEKGEVA, from the exons CTCTTACCTTGGATCTTCACGTGGACTTGGTGTGAACTCTAATTTTCTAAGACTAAGAAGACAAAAGAATAGCAACTGCAACGGAATGGCTAATAGTATCAGTAGTGTCAGTAGCACTTCCAATGGAAGTATGCATGCAGTTGCCGCTAAAGGCGGTGATCTTTTAGCTGATGCTGACTCTACAGCATGCCATCAGTCTGATATGCCAAACGATGTGTCTGGTAGCAAGATG GTATCCAAGCGGTCTCATTCTGAAATCACAGAAGTTTCTTCTCATGCCGGCAAAGAAGTCAGGGAAAACATGCAAGGCACAAACGGTCAGGGTGGATGTTCTTGGGGCTGGGGTGAAAAGGGGGTTGTGATGGACATCAATTTACTTCTCTCGGAGTTTGGAGATTTTAGCGACTTTTTTCAAGAGGATGAGTTAGATTTTGGTGAG CCTCCAGGTACCGCTGAATCACATACTTTAGTACCGTCTGCTTCGGACTATGGAGATGTGACATTCATAGATAGTCCATCCACAGCTATGGATATACCTGAACAAAGACTGTCTCCAGTTGGTTTCACATCTTTGGAGGCATTCAACCACCAAACAATGTCACCTATTCAGGATGTTGCTTCAAAAGTTCAGGAGCCTCAGAAAGATATTGCATCACCTGCAGGGTCCCAAGCCCTAGTGTTATCATCTGGTAGATTTGATTATCTCACCAGAGCTGAAGCTACACTCACTTTTGCACCAGAGTATGCAGCTGTTGAAATTCCTGTTGGTGATATGCCAGCAACACTGTTTACAAATCCCTACTTGCCTGGATCCAAAAAACGAGGGAGTTGTGGTTTTAGCTCAAGAGTTTATTCATATGATGGTACGCAAAGTTCTCAAACTGAGCTTGCAGGAGACAAACTTGAGAAGCCTGTTAAACTATCGCCAGCTAATCTTTCTCGTGATGTTGGTCTATCAAACTTATATACACTTGTCCAAGGCGGGAAGAAAGAGAGTGATAACAGATTAAACAATACAGACGAACAGTCATGCAAGGGACAAACATCAAGACCTGTTTCTGGTGAGACTTCATTTAGTTCTTCTCTGCCTTTGCAAAAGAAGAGTGACAGCATGCTTAATGTTGGCCATTTCCTGCTGTCTATGAAGACGGCCCTTGCAACTGAAATTGAATGCATCACCTTTCAGTCTGCCATGTGCAGAATAAGGCATACGCTACTGTCTTTGAGAACCAAAGCATCTGCTGAGTTCAAAAGTTCCTCATCCAGTTTTTTGCAGACAGACGTCAGCGGCAAGTTAGATCTCGTTCCAAAATATGACgtgaaaaggaaagaaaatataCCAGCTAGGCTATCTAGTGATGTTGACCATGAAATGTATGATAGATCCACGCTAGAAAATGTGGGAGTTTGGAGGCCTGTTGGGGCACCTAAAGGGGCAAAACCCCTTGAGTCTCTGCCTGCTAAAACGTTTACTGGCGCAAATTCAAGTCTGTCTGTACAAAGACAGCCCATTGTGGATCTTCTCAGTGCCATGGCTCTGCTAGTACAACAATCCACTTCATTTGTTGATATTGCACTTGATATGGATGATGGAGatggttcttttttcttgctttcctTGGATGAGCAGAAGAGACGCGGATTCTCTTGTGATCCTTCTATGGTTCATGCTGGCTGTGGTGGACTTCTCGGAACATGTCATTCGAAGGATTGTGCTGGTGTTGATTTACTTGATCCGCTGTCTGCAGAG GTTTCAGAGTCATCCATGATTGGCCTGTTGCAGTCGGATATAAAAACAGCTCTTAAAGCTGCCTTTGCAAACATGGATGGCCCGTTATCAGTGATTGATTGGTGCAGGGGTCGAAGTAATGCAGCTGATTCTGCTGCTATGGGAGATGCATACTCTTTCCAGTACTCCACTGGTGATATTCGAGAGACTTCAAGTTCTATACCCATTGGTGGAGATGCAATGAGCCCACCCAGTGACCGAG GCACTTCAGAGCTGGAGCATCATAAGGGGTATCACCGAGTTAGACCAACCATCGCTGTCCTCCCTTCACCATCTCTTCTTGTTGG TTACCAGGATGATTGGTTAAAGACCTCTGCTAATTGCCTTAAATTGTGGGAGAAGGCTCCATTGGAACCTTTCGCTTCACCCAAGCCT GTTACTTACTATGCACTGTGCCCTGATATTGATATGCTTACTTCTGCTGCCACTGATTTTTTCCAGCAGCTTGGAACAA tttatgaagtttgcaaaCTGGGTACTCATTCACCACAACACGGTGGAGGACAAATGGAACATTCCCCTGGAAAATATCTTCCTTCAGGACTTGTTCTCGTTGAATGTCCTGATCAAGTGAAGACTCGTAGCAGCCACTCAATTTCTGTCAGTTCAGTAGCTGAATATTTTCAGGCTCTATCAAAAAATTGGAGTGTGAACAGCTTTGTAACATCTCTGGCAAGAATAATTAAGGATATAAAGCTTACTTCAAGCATCTCAACAAATCAGAAAGAGAGCAGTAACATACCTTGCACT GTAGTTTATGTGGTCTGCCCATTTCCTGAACCATCTGCAGTCCTACATACACTGGTAGAAAGTTCTGTTGCTCTTGGATCTGTTGTCTTAttgccagagagagagagaaaatcaTTCCTATATGCCCAGGTTGCCAAAGCCCTAAACTGCAGTGCTTCTGTTGATGAAGCATCAGCTTCCAATGTTGTAATGCTCTCTGGGTTCAGTATACCGAAGCTTGTATTGCAGATTGTTACTGTTGAAACTTTACTGAGACTCCATAAACCAAATGAGCTTGCTATTTTCAAGGACATCGCGTTTACTGTGTATAATAAGGCCCGACGAATTCCACGGGTTGTTTCCACAAGTGACATGTTTCAGTCACCTACGTATATGAGTAGGCCTCAGTCCACAATTATGCACACTGCATCTCCCGGTCCTACCCTTTGGAAAGAATGTTTAGTTCCTCGGATGTCTGGACAATCTCTCTCTAGAGAAACGGAGTTTGATGCTTCTATGAGGTCAGTTTCATGGGATAATTCATGGCAACCCGGTCGTGCTGTATTGCCGGACCCAAGCAAAATCCCAGATTTATGTGCTCAGGATGACAGGAAGTATGCCTTTGAGCCACTTTTCATTCTAGCAGAACCTGGGTCTGTTGATTATAATGATATGACGGAATCTTCAAGACCTGGAGTTGATGCAAGTAGCAGCAGGGTTTACAGCTCAATTTCAGGTGGTACTGATAGTGGAGCAAGCCCTCTACTTGAAGGGTCTGAGAATGACAGTGCTATAAGTCTTCATTGCTGTTATGGTTGGACCGAGGACTGGCGATGGTTAGTATGCATCTGGACAGATTCTAGAGGAGAGTTATTAGACAGCTTAATATTTCCTTTTGGTGGGATCAGTAGTCGCCAAGACACGAAAGTTCTCCAAAGTCTTTTCATTCAAATTCTGCAGCAGGGTTGTCAAATAATGTCATCTTCACCTGAGGCTAGCAATACAAGATCAAGAGATGTAATAATAACCCGTATTGGAGGTTTTcttgaacttgaaattcagG AATGGCAGAAGGCAATATATGCTTTCGGTGGTAATGAAGTCAAGAAGTGGCCTGTGCAGCTACGGCGATCTATACCTGATGGCATTCCATCAAATTCTAATGGTCCTACAATCCAGCAACAAGATATGGGCTTAATCCAGGACAGAAACATGCCTTCCTCACCGAGTCCTTTGTACAGCCCTCATTCAAAATCTAGCTTCACAAAAGGGCAGTCCGGCAACAAAAAGCAGATCCTGGTGGAACAAACTGGAATGGACAGTTCAAGAGGTTCATTGCACTTGGTTCGTAGCATCAGTTTAGTTGCAGTTTCTCAAGATCATTCATTGCATCTTGCATGCCAAGCGGATATATTAGCCAGACCTACTCCCG GTGAAGGGAATCAAAGCAGCAGTGGGGTTTCTAGTTACTTGGAAGGATTCGCTCCAGTCAAGTCCATCGGGTCAATGTCTGCATCGTATCTCCTGGTTCCTTCACCAAGCATGCGATACCTTTCTCCTGCGACATTACAGCTTCCAACATGTCTTACATCAGAATCCCCGCCACTTGCCCACCTATTGCACAGCAAAGGGACAGCAACTCCCTTGGCAATGGGCTACGTCGTCTCCAAAGCTGTCCCACCGGTAAGAAAGAATTCTGCACAGCTTGCGAAGGAGGACCGGCATTCTGTTCTCTCTGTTAGCATCGTTGATTACTACGgtggcagcaccagcaccgCTATTCAAGAGAAGATGAACagaggcggtggtggtggtaacACAAGCAAACAGGCGAGGAACATAACTCATGAAACATCAGCGCGCGATTACGAGGTGGACATGCATAACGTGCTGGAAGCCGTGGCCGCTGAGCTCCACTCCCTTTCATGGATGACAGCAAGCCCGGTCTACGCGGAAAGGCGCAGTGCCCTGCCCTTCCACTGTGACATGGTCCTGAGGCTGAGGAGACTTCTCCACTATGCCGACCGACATCTCTCTCAACCAGCAGAGAAGGGAGAGGTAGCTTAG
- the LOC100841564 gene encoding UMP-CMP kinase 1 isoform X2, with the protein MADASKDYVGSFPPGKKITVVFVIGGPGSGKGTQCAKIVNQFGFTHLSAGELLREEVKSDTEQGTMIKNLMQEGKLVPSDIIVRLLLKAMLESGNDKFLIDGFPRNEENRQAYENIVNIEPEFVLFIDCSLEEMERRILNRNQGRDDDNVTTVRRRFGVFQESTLPVIQHYEKLGKLRRVDGDRQPDIVFEDVKAVFAQLNIQTNQASHVSRAQTNPFKRWFLDLCCGCFDAQERRN; encoded by the exons ATGGCAGATGCAAGCAAG GATTACGTCGGGTCTTTTCCTCCGGGGAAAAAGATAACAGTTGTGTTTGTCATAG GAGGACCTGGCAGTGGCAAAGGGACTCAGTGTGCTAAGATTGTGAACCAGTTTGGGTTTACCCATCTGAGTGCTGGAGAACTTCTTCGCGAAGAAGTTAAATCTGATACCGAACAAGG TACAATGATCAAGAATCTTATGCAAGAAGGAAAACTTGTGCCGTCCGACATAATCGTTAGGCTACTGCTGAAGGCCATGCTTGAAAGTGGAAACGATAAGTTTCTTATTGATGGATTCCCGCGAAATGAAGAGAACCGTCAAGCGTATGAGAATATC GTTAACATTGAGCCTGAGTTCGTACTGTTCATTGACTGCTCGCTGGAAGAGATGGAGAGGCGCATTCTAAATCGAAATcag GGAAGAGACGATGACAACGTCACCACTGTTAGGAGGCGGTTTGGAGTTTTTCAGGAATCAACTCTGCCTGTTATTCAGCACTATGAAAAATTGGGGAAGCTTCGAAGG GTTGATGGTGACAGGCAGCCAGATATAGTCTTTGAAGACGTGAAGGCTGTTTTCGCGCAACTAAACATTCAG ACAAACCAAGCTAGCCATGTAAGCAGGGCACAGACTAATCCATTCAAGCGTTGGTTCCTTGATCTGTGTTGCG GTTGCTTCGACGCGCAAGAGAGAAGGAACTGA
- the LOC100841564 gene encoding UMP-CMP kinase 1 isoform X1: MADASKQDYVGSFPPGKKITVVFVIGGPGSGKGTQCAKIVNQFGFTHLSAGELLREEVKSDTEQGTMIKNLMQEGKLVPSDIIVRLLLKAMLESGNDKFLIDGFPRNEENRQAYENIVNIEPEFVLFIDCSLEEMERRILNRNQGRDDDNVTTVRRRFGVFQESTLPVIQHYEKLGKLRRVDGDRQPDIVFEDVKAVFAQLNIQTNQASHVSRAQTNPFKRWFLDLCCGCFDAQERRN, from the exons ATGGCAGATGCAAGCAAG CAGGATTACGTCGGGTCTTTTCCTCCGGGGAAAAAGATAACAGTTGTGTTTGTCATAG GAGGACCTGGCAGTGGCAAAGGGACTCAGTGTGCTAAGATTGTGAACCAGTTTGGGTTTACCCATCTGAGTGCTGGAGAACTTCTTCGCGAAGAAGTTAAATCTGATACCGAACAAGG TACAATGATCAAGAATCTTATGCAAGAAGGAAAACTTGTGCCGTCCGACATAATCGTTAGGCTACTGCTGAAGGCCATGCTTGAAAGTGGAAACGATAAGTTTCTTATTGATGGATTCCCGCGAAATGAAGAGAACCGTCAAGCGTATGAGAATATC GTTAACATTGAGCCTGAGTTCGTACTGTTCATTGACTGCTCGCTGGAAGAGATGGAGAGGCGCATTCTAAATCGAAATcag GGAAGAGACGATGACAACGTCACCACTGTTAGGAGGCGGTTTGGAGTTTTTCAGGAATCAACTCTGCCTGTTATTCAGCACTATGAAAAATTGGGGAAGCTTCGAAGG GTTGATGGTGACAGGCAGCCAGATATAGTCTTTGAAGACGTGAAGGCTGTTTTCGCGCAACTAAACATTCAG ACAAACCAAGCTAGCCATGTAAGCAGGGCACAGACTAATCCATTCAAGCGTTGGTTCCTTGATCTGTGTTGCG GTTGCTTCGACGCGCAAGAGAGAAGGAACTGA
- the LOC100834981 gene encoding haloacid dehalogenase-like hydrolase domain-containing protein Sgpp gives MEESGGETTATKPTILCRSPPLEAMLFDIDGTMCVSDPFHHRAFSELLQNLGYNGGIPITPEFGMTHMAGRSNEQIGQFLFPSWPQAQLDAFFAEKEALFARYAAEGLREVPGLTALLRWAAAGGGTRKLKLAAVSNAPRGNAELMISILGLTEFFEVVVAGEDCGEGRCKPAPDLYLRALDLIGVGAERAVVFEDSVVGVTAGVAAGIPVVAVAGEGREARAVAAGASLVVRDYHDAKLWAALEKIAAAGAEEEEAPVEAES, from the exons ATGGAAGAAAG CGGCGGggagacgacggcgacgaagcCGACGATCTTGTGCCGGTCGCCACCGCTGGAGGCGATGCTGTTCGACATCGACGGCACGATGTGCGTCTCGGACCCGTTCCACCACCGCGCCTTCTCCGAGCTCCTCCAGAACCTCGGCTACAACGGCGGCATCCCCATCACGCCGGAGTTCGGGATGACGCACATGGCGGGGCGGAGCAACGAGCAGATCGGGCAGTTCCTCTTCCCCTCATGGCCGCAAGCCCAGCTGGACGCCTTCTTCGCCGAGAAGGAAGCGCTCTTCGCCCGCTACGCCGCCGAGGGGCTCCGCGAGGTCCCCGGGCTCACCGCCCTCCTCCgctgggccgccgccggcggaggaaCGCGGAAGCTCAAGCTCGCGGCCGTCAGCAACGCGCCACGGGGGAACGCGGAGCTGATGATCTCGATCCTGGGCCTGACGGAGTTCTTCGAGGTGGTTGTGGCCGGGGAGGACTGCGGCGAAGGGCGGTGCAAGCCGGCGCCGGATCTGTACCTCCGGGCGCTGGATCTGATCGGAGTGGGGGCGGAGAGGGCGGTGGTGTTTGAGGACTCGGTGGTCggggtgaccgccggcgtggcggcggggaTCCCCGTGgtggccgtcgccggggaagGGAGGGAGGCCAGGGCCGTAGCTGCCGGCGCCTCGCTCGTCGTCAGGGATTATCATGATGCCAAGCTCTGGGCGGCGCTGGAGaagatcgccgccgccggcgctgaggaagaagaagctcccGTGGAAGCGGAGTCGTAG